The segment TTCTCACTGCGTACTGCGTTGTAACAATAGCTTCATCACGTGAAATTGAAAAATCTGAACAATTAACCGTGGAAAATGTCGATCACATGGAATGTTTTATTCATTGAAGTACTACTAGTACTACCTACTACTGTAATAATTGTAttgatcttttatttattatttattatattgatcggctagaaattctttaatattgtACTACTAAATTTTGTGctactaaattttatataaagaaagagATGACAAAAAATCACGTCATTTAAACTTGAaaatttacagtatttatttgaatgacctcataataaacatatataaagattaaagagtatgtataataaaatatattttaaattgtttttgacacgaaaaaaaaaattataatctcGTGAGTTAGTTATATAGCATTAAAGATTGCAAAGTggactaaaaaaagaaatgaagtaCTGACTACTCAAGCCGAAAATTCTAACAGTATTATTTACTTTAGTTCTGATaatagaaaaggaaaaaaaaatgttaatcaaCTATTATTAAACGGAATGTAAATGACCATCATTGTACAGTAAAGTGTTACAAAAATAGTGACGTAAAGTGGAAAAAAATACACCGCGTCGTTCGGCCCGAACTAAGTTCCGTACAATAAAGAGATcgatgataaaatattattttttcaattaaacaataattattatatttcatttaaaattgtttttattttatttattaatatttgacaatttaatacaaaaattttaacacttaaaagacaaaaaagaaaaaaaaatgtaaaattataattctaaaattatttagataatccGGCGTAACCATGGCCTTCACCATTTTGTGTTGTCATGGCACCATTAGGACCACGCTTCTTGAATTTACTGCTATTACAGTGACGTTTACTATGGTGAAGAGTTTTGGTGAGAATTCCATTGTCATCGCAGTCAATGGACATATTTGTGAACTTGTGTCTAAAAGATTTGGTACCGCCGCAGCCATCTACTTTTATATTCAATCCATCCGTGAGATCGAAAAGTGTATTCTTACACTCATCAACAATTTTAAATCCGTAAGACGCTTTTGTATCTTCGAagccttttttaaatattcctGCGACCTCTGTGTGACCACTTTCGTCTTGTGAAAAAATCACAAGACCTTGAACTGGATCGGAGTTGAAATCGGCCATTGCATATGAACATTTGCATTGATTACGCTTTTGGAGCGTACTAGATAATAATCCATTATCAGTTGTAAAAGCCGAAGCCGATGAAATAGTTGTGAGagataaaagaataaagagTTTCAAAGTTGCAAAAGAATAGTACATATTTgttgtttgttattttttaaaaataagggGAAAAAGTAATtctttttggaaaatattttattattgattctTTGTTTCGAATATTGAATTGGTGAAGAGGGTGGAGAAGGGTGGAGctcaattctttttatattttttaacttattagTCGAATagtaaaattctttctttttgttcTGATCTAAAAATACGtgtaaaagtttaaaaataaaaaaaaatgttgcataaaatatattgcattatataatttctttaaacaaGTTCTTTGTCGGAAATTATGAAGcggaaattttactttttcgtCATTTGCAATAAGTCTTTTTAGTAAATATGAAAgttctatatataaatttttacgccataaaaaaaatgacattgaatttgaaattaagattttttttaaaacatttctaatattagaagaatattaccaaaaaaaaaatcatttatttgaatatgttatgtttaaaaattacaatgaagaaaatgaatttattcatatacatgcataaaagtgaaaaatcagcaATTAAGGAAATAAGCATAATCCAAATGTTAGATTTTTGTATGCATatattttttgcattaaaaGGTCGTGATTCCAGAAAAAAAAGGGTTCCATTAAGTCGTTAAAAGGCCCAAAAGAAGGTTAGATCCAATTATATAAGGAAGGAGATCAACAAATAAAGTAAATGATGTTGTAGATTGAAAATTGTTGTTAACTGAAATAGTtctagttaataaaataaggtaataaaaaatgattatcttTAAAATGACAATCCATTTTATTATACGTGCATCTTTTTCGGCggattttaaacatttttatccATTGTATATATACtgcatattttaaaattttaaaaaatatcatatataatagaaccttttatatttttggcTGGTGGGAACTTTCAAGAATATAAACTCCGGAGAATAAATAAGTAACGCCATTAAACTTATTTTGTTTatgaaaagtattttttttttcaaatttcatttttttttatgcattaAACAGGTCcgaatcttttaaattttaaatgaatgataaaattattaagagaTCTAAAAAAGGTTAAATTCTTTTACGAAAAATTTCGGAATAATGGTTGAAAAAAACTCCAACAATATTAACTACATTGTTACGTTAACTACATTGTAAAATATCAAGTTAGTTGTGgtaatatctttttaatcAATGATCCAAAATGTCttgttcaataattttaaccaatatggtaatatatatttgaaaaatttcagtgatctatccctataaaaaaaaaaaattctgaaaaaaactccgataaatgataatttttctagttttcatTTCGAAGTAACTCGGgtacgtgatcatttttctgaaaaaattttttatagggtatttTTTAAACTGGGgttcatttctttttcattgatttttttttttaaaaaaaaaaattattctctaaaaaattaatttcaactttttcaaAGATGAAGAAGTTGAagttatcttttatttttcttttatcaattattttactatcgATATTACCTGTAAAATCTTCCATTACATTTGTAGAAGAAACACCTGAAACCCCTTCAACTCCTCGCGtgttaaattcaaatttttatgatgatGGCACGATAGTCGTTCGAATAGTTCGTGTAAACTACACAGCTCCTCCAAAAATTTGTGTGGAGGAATTCTTATCACTTCGTATAATTTATCCCGATAAAACTATTAAGAAATTGGATCTTTCAgcagttaaattaaatatacaaccTTTCAACTTTTGTCTTCTTCCAACCGCTAATCCTATTAGATTttaccctgtaaaaaaaaattttttgcttatAACTTACGCGGAAGCTGAAGATGTAAACAGTCCTTACACTTATAATGATTGGGGAATGATCATCGACTTAGATGGATCATTTAAAAggtatatatgtaaatataaattaacctttttatatatttgatatgagcataaataataaagattatttcgcttcttttatagtaaaatttggTTAGGTACATCCTACGTTAATACTACTACTAACGAATGGTTGCCCGCCCAAGATTCTGTCACATTAAATATCCATAGAGACAATGGATTTCTTCGTACCGCGCCCGTAACTGGTACTAATTCTATGACCTTGAAACAATTCAAAGTgtaagtattaaattttaatttacgaaaattaattttaatgtataatttaatttatatatatttcttcttttataagAAATGAAATTGGTGAAGTTCAACTTCTTGCAGAAACTTCTATGAATTTTACGGCTACTCCAATCGAAACAGTTGCAACAATGGACGGAGGATACGCGATTATTTATCCTAATTATGAATttacaacaacaacaacaacaacaatgcCCCTTGCTCCATATATGTCGATccatggtttttttttacaaaacgGAAGTCCAGAAAAGCAAGGTCCATTTGTTCTTTATCAAACTCCAAATCCggtatcaaaaattattttacttgatTGTGATTTTACTAAAGTGGGATTTGGTCAAACTTGTATACTGGTTTTAAACATTGCACCAGTAATAGATCGAAAtacgtttattaaaattgatttccTTTCAACTGGaactgtatataatattactatgtTTCAAAACCCTGCTGATCTTATTGATTTTACTGTTGAGTCATTACAATATGGTGGCTATCTCTTATATAGTAGAGCACCATTTCCAAATGATATGACTAAACTTAATCTTTATGGTTATATTTTGGATGACCATGGTAATCGTTATGATTGGAATATATCATACCCTACTACAACAAATTTTAATGGTGATGTTTTAGTTTTACCAAATAATACTATCGCAATTCCTCAACCGGAATTTCAACAAACTTGGGGTTTGCTCACCACTGACTTGTACAAGATCAAGGGTGCACAAGGTAAGGTGATACGAACgagaaataatataattacagtatatcgtataaaatttttttaacttgtataaacttttaaaatgtttactaGATCATGGTTATGGAAATTTACATATCTTCAACACAACTCCGAACATTGGTGAAATTATAAATCCATCTAAAATTGAATTCCTTACAAttcaattttatgataaagttGATTTATCATCTAATCATAACATTACAATTTTACAAGATGGTGGTATTATAAGACAAATTACTTCTGTAAGCCATAATAATGgagattttgtaaaaaatattgatggtTATACTATTCAAATCAAAGTGATTAATAGTACTTTTAATCAGCCTAATAcaatgtattatattataatggaTGATGGTTTTGTAAAGAGTAAAGATCTTCAAGAGCCTATCATTGGCATACAAGATAATTCTTGGAAGTTTTTTACAAGTAAGTgttttatcttatttaaaatgaaaataatattaaatatatataaaataaaattctttttttttcataatagcTAAAGAAGGTGTTACGCAAAACAGTGGTTtctcaaattattataaaaagaaagtaaacGCATCTGCCATCAACGGAAAAGTTCTATTAAACGTAGACGGGACAGATTACTTCAGAAGGATTAAAGacgataaaattaaagttaaagaattttttgacaatttaaCACGAGAACTGGCCGAAGCAATCCCTGTTGATTCGGAACgaatatatacaaattacaAACATGAAATTGATACTTCCGCTTCACCTGAACAATATATTCTATCTATTAATATTGGAAAAGCCAAGAATGAAACCGAAAGATCTGTTGATTCTATCtctgataatttaaatactttaataaggAATAAACTTATTACTGTTATTGGTACTGGAGagtatacaaattatttagatGAAAGATATGGATATGTACCCATACGTAagaatccaatttttttttcggataaaGGATTTCATCtcaaataactaaataataattttttttttttgtaaaaatagcCAGGTGGATACAAGAACATTTGGGTAGTCTTCTTGGAACAATTGGATTGAACATCATATTATTGTCACTTGCTTATTGggtaaataataacatttaatattaatatattattaagattattatttaattttttttttaattgaatattgacaaaaaatgaaaaaatctaacttttttcttttgtttttagtGTAACTCAATTGCAATTTTTTCATGTGGCAACGCTGTTGAAAAATTTGTGACGACAATCCTTTTTACTAGTAATGATGCAGATAGcgtggaaaaaatttttcctgcaaggtaaaaaaaaaattcccctaaaaaaatgtatagacttattttaatcaaatactGATTTATTCTCTTCCCTTTCCCTCACTAGTCTTTTTTTCGTGACATTCCCGTTTATCGTAAATTTAGGTTTTGCATTTAAAGTTGTAATTGATGAACTTATGAGACATGACTtacgaaaattattaaaaaccatTAAAAGACTTAAAGATGACTTAGTAAAAGAAGGCAACAACTCTACAGTAGGAGGAGGCAACAATTCTACAGTAGGAGGAAGCAACAATTCTACAGTAGGAGGAAGCAACAATTCTACAGTAGGAGGAAGCAACAATTATACAGTAATAGATGTCAACAATTCTACAGTAGTAAATGTCAACGATTCCATAATAGAAGTAGACAACAATAATACAGTAAAAGATGGCAATTTTAGTGTAGAAGATGGATCAAAGAAAGACGAAGTTGCCAAGCGCGAAGAAAAAGTTAAGAAATTTACGAAAGCGTTAAGAGAAACtagaaaagaattaaaaaaaattaatgaagagTTAACAGAAGTTAGCAATCTCTCGAAAGGATTAAAAGAAGtcaataaaagtataaaaaaattaaaggattCAAATCCAAATTATGTAAAAGACATCATGGAAAAATCAAACACAGTAAAAGACATCGTGGAAAAATTGAGAGGGATCAACAATCTTAGAGAAAGATTAATGCAAGTTGAAGATTTTAcagaagaaataatagaaatttgtAGAAATTTAAATGTACTTGGcaaattatcaaaagaattgaaaaaaattgatgaattggAAGTTATCCTTTCCAGAGAAGAATCGGGAGAAGGAGGTACCATTAAGGAACATGtggaagaattaaaagaagttGTACACCTAAAAGGGCGATTAAATAAAGCTTTAAACCTTATGAATGagttaaaaaaagaactcCCGACGAGCGAAAAAGAATCTACGACGATCGATGAACTTACGAAGAGCAGAGATGAACTTacgaaaagtaaaaaagaactTATAAGCGAATTAGCAAAACTTGAGAGTTttcaaaaagaattagaaaaattagaaaaacttGAAAGCTATaaagaagaattagaagaaGAATCGAATGAAGGaaataatgaagaagataATAGAAGAGATAGTATATGGGAAGGAGTTAAGAAAAGGTTTAGTAGACTTATAAGTTTTCATGAGAAAATCGAAGAGGAGGCTAAAAAAGTGATAGAAAAAGATCAGCCGCCGAAGAAATAtcgaaaattttcaaaatggttAAGAGATTATAAAGATAGTCAAacaattgtaataatattcacGATATTAGCAGGAGTTGATATTTCACATTTAGAATTGCTTGGATCAAAGTTACGAATTAAAATTCCAAgtattgaatattttgatctACATACTCGAAATATTGACGTTAATTTTAATGCTAAATTATCTCATGCAGCAAAACATAGTTTATTTTTGGGTGATGTCACTAATATTTTCATTGAAGATATTTCTACAATATTTATTCAGgtgtgtaatttatttttgtattaattttattaattttttatttttttattaaaccaatcattaaaatgttattttatttgtttaagtGTTTTTATTTAGGTCAAGTCGTATCATTTGGGTACACACCTATTTATACTATTACAAAATCTATTATTCATCTCCTTAATAACTTATTtcacatatatacatataaacgTAATCCTTGAACATCAACCCGGGTAAACCCTTAATGGAAAGGCTATTGTTCGATCAAATACAacttattatttgaataaatattttatattttatttaattttctaatatataaatgCTATACATGATCtgcctaaaaaaaaactttgtttCTTTACGTATTGTGTCGTTTGCTAATTAATATTCGCATGACTTTTGCTTGTGTGTTTCAGAGTTTCGGAGGCACTTAATGTTCGATAGTTGCGTAGGAAGCTAAAACAAGGTCCTTCAAGAACAAAATAAAGACCATTGTCAGAAAGATCAACTCTGATTATCCGGCCATCTGGAACTTTACGTGACAAATATTAATCGCATATAACTTAAACAACATAATCAATACAAAGAACTTTACCAGCAAATTGTATGCCTGacttaaatttttcattgtttcATCTAATAAATCTTCTTTAAGAAATTTGTCAAGTACACCTTTTGTTGTTCTCAGACATTTTGAGCGATCATGAATAGCCTTGGCAGATGTTAGATTCTTGATGCACTCTGTATGATTTAGTTCAATATCTTTGCATTTATGAACAATCCTCAGGTTGATTTTTCATCGTCTCTCGTTATATTTTCTCCCTTTATATTGCTATTAAGCGAGTGTAGATAACATAATAGAGATAATCTTACCAATGAAGATTCAAAATATCCAAGACATCATTGAAAATGTCATTCAGAATAGCATTTATCACATAATCCATTTCGCTAAGATTTTTTCGTTTTCCGATTTTCTCATTAAATAAGTATGAATTATCAAGATATTTGTCGATCCTCGCAAAAGCATTAGAAAGCATTAGTAATAGActtaatatagtaaattacataattaaaaaaaaactaattttaacaTCTTACACATGATTGATCGCGATTTGTCGCGACTTGTCGAACCATTGGAGTATTCTTGTTAGTTCTAATATTCCCATGCATCAATATATCAACATAGTGCCCACACATCTGAGAATGAATAAATGGATTAAACAATGGTAGTCGTATATGCGTATATGtcaaaagttaataaacacTTACTTCATCATCAATATTGACGATCGCTTGAATTTCACCTTCAAAAGAATTGGTAATCATGTTGATTTGACTATACACCTTCTTTATATCATTCCATCCATTCCTGAACCAGATATGCGTATCATTACAAAATTCTGAGAACAAATCTGTATCGAAGAAAGTCCTAAATTGTATTTGTAATAGTCACATTAGCAACTTTTCCCTAGTGTACTATATCAATAATGATTAAATTCATACCGAATAACGCTCATTGTCCGTTTGCTTTCTTGCTTTTCGTTGAGACTGATTTCACTAATTCGGCAGTGTTTTTGTAAGTGCATCAATGATGGTCATCTTTCAACTTCCAATCAGTCTCATGAGTTTCACTCGCATACTCTTCGTTGCCTGATTCCAATGATTCCAGTGGATTAGAAGGTTTAATATGAAAGATTTAGGATTAGTAATAGTCTTTAACTAACATGtcaatttatcattaatttcccACCCTACCTAACCATCGAACCAAGTAGACCACTTGTATTCCAGTGGGTCCAGTGCCGGATCAGCGAGCACCTTTGTCATTAGATCATCTATTTGCTAGCACCAGTTGCGTAGCTCAGTAAATAGCAACCTAGTAGGCCTAGGTAGGTCTAGCCGTGCACTTTCTTTTCAACTACCTTCccaaataaaaagattt is part of the Rhizophagus irregularis chromosome 2, complete sequence genome and harbors:
- a CDS encoding uncharacterized protein (SECRETED:cutsite_ASA-FT; SECRETED:prob_0.6635); SECRETED:SignalP(1-24), with product MYYSFATLKLFILLSLTTISSASAFTTDNGLLSSTLQKRNQCKCSYAMADFNSDPVQGLVIFSQDESGHTEVAGIFKKGFEDTKASYGFKIVDECKNTLFDLTDGLNIKVDGCGGTKSFRHKFTNMSIDCDDNGILTKTLHHSKRHCNSSKFKKRGPNGAMTTQNGEGHGYAGLSK
- a CDS encoding uncharacterized protein (SECRETED:cutsite_VKS-SI; SECRETED:prob_0.8752); SECRETED:SignalP(1-24) translates to MKKLKLSFIFLLSIILLSILPVKSSITFVEETPETPSTPRVLNSNFYDDGTIVVRIVRVNYTAPPKICVEEFLSLRIIYPDKTIKKLDLSAVKLNIQPFNFCLLPTANPIRFYPVKKNFLLITYAEAEDVNSPYTYNDWGMIIDLDGSFKSKIWLGTSYVNTTTNEWLPAQDSVTLNIHRDNGFLRTAPVTGTNSMTLKQFKVNEIGEVQLLAETSMNFTATPIETVATMDGGYAIIYPNYEFTTTTTTTMPLAPYMSIHGFFLQNGSPEKQGPFVLYQTPNPVSKIILLDCDFTKVGFGQTCILVLNIAPVIDRNTFIKIDFLSTGTVYNITMFQNPADLIDFTVESLQYGGYLLYSRAPFPNDMTKLNLYGYILDDHGNRYDWNISYPTTTNFNGDVLVLPNNTIAIPQPEFQQTWGLLTTDLYKIKGAQDHGYGNLHIFNTTPNIGEIINPSKIEFLTIQFYDKVDLSSNHNITILQDGGIIRQITSVSHNNGDFVKNIDGYTIQIKVINSTFNQPNTMYYIIMDDGFVKSKDLQEPIIGIQDNSWKFFTTKEGVTQNSGFSNYYKKKVNASAINGKVLLNVDGTDYFRRIKDDKIKVKEFFDNLTRELAEAIPVDSERIYTNYKHEIDTSASPEQYILSINIGKAKNETERSVDSISDNLNTLIRNKLITVIGTGEYTNYLDERYGYVPIPRWIQEHLGSLLGTIGLNIILLSLAYWCNSIAIFSCGNAVEKFVTTILFTSNDADSVEKIFPASLFFVTFPFIVNLGFAFKVVIDELMRHDLRKLLKTIKRLKDDLVKEGNNSTVGGGNNSTVGGSNNSTVGGSNNSTVGGSNNYTVIDVNNSTVVNVNDSIIEVDNNNTVKDGNFSVEDGSKKDEVAKREEKVKKFTKALRETRKELKKINEELTEVSNLSKGLKEVNKSIKKLKDSNPNYVKDIMEKSNTVKDIVEKLRGINNLRERLMQVEDFTEEIIEICRNLNVLGKLSKELKKIDELEVILSREESGEGGTIKEHVEELKEVVHLKGRLNKALNLMNELKKELPTSEKESTTIDELTKSRDELTKSKKELISELAKLESFQKELEKLEKLESYKEELEEESNEGNNEEDNRRDSIWEGVKKRFSRLISFHEKIEEEAKKVIEKDQPPKKYRKFSKWLRDYKDSQTIVIIFTILAGVDISHLELLGSKLRIKIPSIEYFDLHTRNIDVNFNAKLSHAAKHSLFLGDVTNIFIEDISTIFIQCFYLGQVVSFGYTPIYTITKSIIHLLNNLFHIYTYKRNP